A single region of the Marmota flaviventris isolate mMarFla1 chromosome 10, mMarFla1.hap1, whole genome shotgun sequence genome encodes:
- the C10H1orf52 gene encoding UPF0690 protein C1orf52 homolog, producing MAAEEKDPLSYFAAYGSSSSDSSGEEDNSEPEEASQKGPDLAKSAGGCGNKAENRLPGPDELFRSVTRPAFLYNPLNKQIDWERHVVKAPEEPPKEFKIWKSNYVPPPETYTTEKKPPPPELDMAIKWSNIYEDNGDDAPQNAKKARLLPEGEETLESDDEKDEHTSKKRKVEPGEQAKKKK from the exons ATGGCAGCCGAGGAGAAGGATCCTTTGAGCTATTTTGCGGCATACGGGAGCAGCAGCTCAGACTCCTCCGGCGAGGAGGATAACAGCGAGCCGGAGGAAGCGAGTCAGAAGGGCCCGGATCTGGCGAAGTCGGCGGGCGGCTGTGGGAACAAGGCAGAGAATCGACTGCCCGGACCCGATGAGCTGTTCCGGAGCGTGACTCGCCCAGCCTTTCTCTATAATCCGCTCAACAAGCAGATAGACTGGGAGAGGCACGTCGTCAAAGCGCCTGAGGAG CCTCCAAAGGAATTCAAAATATGGAAGTCAAACTATGTGCCACCTCCAGAGACCTACACTACTGAGAAGAAACCTCCGCCTCCAGAGCTGGATATGGCAATAAAATGGTCGAACATATATGAGGACAATGGTGATGATGCCCCACAGAATGCTAAGAAAGCTAGGCTTCTACCAGAAGGGGAGGAGACATTAGAATCAG ATGATGAAAAAGATGAGCATACTTCAAAAAAGCGCAAAGTAGAACCAGGAGaacaagcaaagaagaaaaagtaa